In the Ochotona princeps isolate mOchPri1 chromosome 29, mOchPri1.hap1, whole genome shotgun sequence genome, TGTGGGCATGGGTACCTGTTTACTCTCATGTCCTCTCTTAGCGTCACCTCCAACTCCACCACCACAGTATCCCCACAGTATCAGTTGGGCCTCCCACCCTTCTCTCCCCCACAACTTTCATCACCTGTACCATCCACCACCACCCTCATCTTTATCATCATGACCACTTCCACCCAGCACACTCAGTACAGTCTTTCCATCATCATAATCCAGGGCCTTGTCATATCCAATACCACTGCCACCCTCTCCAATGCCACTGTCTGAAACCCTTACTACTCTAGCACCCTAATGCAACCCCAGCCTCACCAAGGCATGGGCTAGACCCAGAGATTGTGGAGGAAGGTAGGACTTCCTTCAGGAGAGAATAATGCATCTGTGCATATGACCTTGACCTAGGGGaccagtgccagcaggtgccggGCTATGGACCCACATGGAGCTCTGGACCCTTTCTTGTTTACACAGGGTGGAATCaccctggaaaagcaggatgGCAGGAGAGAAGGTTCTGGCAGATAGGAATGGAATGAAAAGGAGGCAGGAACAGAGAGCTCAGAATCATTCCTAGCCAAATCATCACTCAGTTCTTCTttcaattcattcattctttcgtTCACTCAACCACCATTCTCCTCAAAGTGATGGGGACCAGGGCTTGATCATGGATATTCCCtggatgattttctttttattagaagatTTATGTAGTTATACATTTggaaggcagggggagagagaaagagaagcaagtATTAATTCTTCTtctcctggttcattctctaaatagccccaacagccagggctggctgaagtcaggagccaggaatcccatccaggtctcccatatgggtggcaggagcccaagtccccgggccatcctctgctgcttgcctaagcacattagcagggagctggatcggatgTGGAAGAGCCGGCACTGGCACTCGGATACGGGATGCAATGGCTTAACCAGCGATGTTCACACACCTGCTTCCAGCCCCATTCTCTCCTGTCCTGCCACTGTCATTTTCTGCCCTACCCTACCCCCAGACCACAGCCTGTTCTCTTCACCCAGCTGCTTCAGTGTGCTCCCACTGGTTTCTGCTCACTGCCACTCAGGAGACCTGGCCAGTTCCCCGGGTGACCTTGAACAAGGCCCCTCCCAAGCCACAGCCCTTGAAGACTGGCGAGAGGAACTGAGCCTGGTGACTGGCTGCAAGAGACATTCAAGAGCACTGGGGGTGTCTGCAGAGGAGGCGGGGGTCCGTGGAGGTTGGGCTGGATCCTGGGCGTCAGGTTCTGGGAAGGGAAAGATAAGAGCCATGGACGGAAGGGGAGAGGGTGGTCCAAGGCCTGAAAATGGAGCAAAGCAGGGGAGGAGGAGTAGCAAGGCATAGCCTGAGCCGGCAGGAAGTCAGCAGGGTCACAGGACCCGATGGGGGACTCTGGTGTCTTTGAGGCCCTAAAGAGGGTGCTGATCTCTGAACCACCTGTTTCCACCTTACCTGCAGGTGTGACCAGGCCTCTCCCTGGAGCCACAACTGTCCAGGCATACTAGCAGGAAGGAGGGGGACAATCAGACAGCTACCCTTATGCTCCCAGTCAGAACCTGGCTGCAACCAGTGGGCATAGTCTACCTCCCATGCCCATACCAGCCACAGCAGTCAGCTAAAGTTTCCAGAGGATGGCCACCTTCCCCTGGCCACCTACAGGCTGAGAAGTGGGTGCCTGTGCCTTTAAATTCTCAGCAGGTTGAAATGGTTGATGACATCACTGGTTCCCGGGAGCGGAGGAGCTGGGGCCAGAGCCCGAGGGAGTCGGGCTGCCTGCCGTGGGCTGCAGACATGGAGGGCCAGGGCGTTGGAGGGAGGCCGGGCACTCGGGCTGGCttgggctccctgcctgtgccccatGAGATTCCCCAAACTGGGGCACCCTCCAAGGTAAGACTCCTAAACCCAGCCCCCCACAATCCTGCTCCCTGGTCCCACACCCCCACGCACACTGCAGGTTCTCAGGTGTCCCTGGGGCTAAGGGGTTGGCTCTCTGAATCCTGCCCAGCAGGCAGGGGCTAGTCCAGAACACCTGTGGGGGCTGAGGGGGTAAGTACCAGGATGCATAGGAGAGGGGGAGCTCCCCATTTCCAGGAGCGCCCCCAGCAGGACAGCCCTGGACCTGGGTGTCACAGGACCCAGTTGTGCTCCAgccttgctgtgtgaccttgggcaagttgcttATCATCTCTGAgcctttaggggaaaaaaaaaaaaaaaaaaaaaaacgaggttGGCTTGTCTCTGCAGACTAGCACTGTGACATCTGGGATGCAGAAGTTGTTGGTGCTGGGGgcggtgtggtggtggtgggaggaggggagggggcaaaCAGCGGGACACTTGGAGGctagaagaagcagagagagagaggctgaattTCAGGGGCAGGCAGGTCCTCTGAAGCGAGAAGGACATGGAACAGAGTCCGTTCTGCGTCtctggaggcagggctggggccaccCTGGGGCGAGGCTAGACCTTCCTCTGCCCTCACGTTTCAGCCTGCCTTTGGAGACTGAGGTGGGGGCAACATTTGAAACAGGATGAATGGGGAAGAGAGAAGAGGTGGCCCCCTGCAGGGGCTCCCACCTGCTTGTAAGTCCTAGCTGCTGGAATGTCCAAACAGTTGGTGGGCAGAGGGTGGGGGTTATAGAGAGGGAGGTGCAACAGCAGAATCAACTTTGAATCTTGAACTTGGCATCAGTATTAGACTCACACTTGGAGCCTGATGGAGTGCCATGAGCTAGAGATGCCCCTGTGTGTGGTGTGACTAGGGACCCTTCCCCTAGACCCTTTGTTTTAGAGAGAGAGTATGTGTATGAATGCTGGGCTAGGAGTGCCCACAGCCCCTTCTCAgccccccactcagctcccaCCAGCTCTGGGACAGTCCCAGAGGACCAACTGGGGGGAGCTAGGAGGCTTAGAGGGAGGGTGGGCGCTGTGTGGTGTTTTTTGCAGGCTGGGTGTCCCCAGTGTGGGCagacctgggatggcagcaggaCTGTACCGGGCTAGAGCTAGGAAGTGGGGAACGGGAGAAGGTGCAGGGACTGGAGTTGCAGGATTGCCCAGCAAAACTGTCCAGGGTGGCTAGGAGTGGCTTCCGCCACAACTTCCAGGGCAGACTTGAACTCTGCTGCATCCTCAGTTGGGGTCTCAGTTTGCCCATCTGAGAAAGAGGTGTTAGGCTTATAGGAGGCAGGCAGGGCTTTGTGTCCTAACTCCTCAACAGACTGGGGTGAGATTATGGGAAGAACTTTCCTTGGAAAGTCTTTCAGCTAGATGGGAATCTACATAGATGTTAGGGTATCAGGTCCTCCTGAGTCTTTTACTTGTCCCTCTGCAAGGTGGACTCGAATTTCCAGCTCTCAGCCAAGCAGACAGTGGCCTCAGTATCCTCGGAACCCAGGACGGCCCTGACACCTGTGGGACCACGAGCAGCCATGTCACCTTCCTCAGAGACACCACGGCTGGCTCTGGATTCTCCCCGACCCCCCCTTGCCCCACCGTCTACCCCAGGAGGACAGAAAATggctcctgctccccacagctCCAGCTTAGCCCCAACATCTGTTGCTCAGCTGGTGATGCCTGCCTCCACCTCAGGGCCAAAGCTTCCCCCTGTGACCTTGGGGGAAGTGACATCCCTGGGGCAGCTAGTGATGTCTGCCTCAGGTGGGTCCAGGCCTCCCCAAGCCACCCTGGGGCCCAGCCTAGCTCCAACTTCCAGAGAACGGAAGCAGGTATCACCCACCTCCATGGCACCCAAGCCGGCGCTGGCAGCCTCAGGCCTGAGCCTGGCCGTGGCCTCTCGAGAGCAGCCCCGACAAGTCCCTTCCAAAACTCCTGCAGTGGCCAGCCCAGTGCTGTCCCCTCCCCAGGAGCaggtcccagctgcagctcctgcttccaTGGGGTGGACTGCCACTAGGCCGAGAGATGCCCCAGCCCCGAGGCCAGCTCCGTCTTTGGAGGGGCGTCTCCAGCCTCCAGCTCAGGCCTCTCCAGACCCCCGCTTCTCATCCTCCTTCCGAGCCCGGCCTGAAGCCTTCCACAGCAGCCCCGAGGAGCCTACCCTGTCACAGCCACCCCAGACTTTGCCcttggaggtgggccagggccctCCGGAGCCTACCAGCCGCTCTCCTGGACTTCTGTCCCCCACCTTCCGCCCAGGGAGCCTGTCGGGCCAGACTGTGCCCCCACCTCTACCTAAGCCACCTCGGTCTCCCAGCCGTTCCCCTAGCCGCTCCCCTAACCGCTCTACCTGTGTCTCCCCAGCCCCTGACACAGCCCTCCCCAGGCCTAGCACCCAGGGGGCAGCACCTGGCAGGTGCCTGAACCCCAACCTTCAGACCCAAGAGCAGACCTCAGCTCCGGTCACCAACTCCTCTTCTACATCTATCCCATCGTCATCGCCCTCCTCTTGGTCAGCTCAGCCAACCTGCAAGAGTGACCCTGGATTCCGGTAAAGGCCCGCACTCTCCCCTCTGCAACACACCCAGCTTCCTGAGAAAGGGGATCAGATCTTGCGTTCTGAGCCTAGTCCTTATTCTGGGATGGGAGGGCATCAGGCTGACCTCTTATGACTCAATTTACCTCCCTGAGGGAGGGTCACTTTGggacaccccacccctgcccctgtcacaGTGTGACACCTACTTCATTCTTCCCAGAgagagctgggaggagggaggctgAGGGGGGTAAGGAATGGTGCCCAAAAAGTAAGTTGGCCATGTTCCTGCCTCCAGGATCACTGTGGTCACGTGGAACGTGGGCACCGCCATGCCCCCCGATGATGTCACGTCCCTCCTTCACCTGGGCGGTGGTGATGACAGTGACGGTGCGGACATGATCGCCATAGGGTGAGGGTTCAGGGCACGTGAAAACCTCCCCCACTTCCTAGCCTCCCTGGAGCCTTCCAGattcccctcccagccctggcagggtccctgcagtccagtctgatggCAGCgcctccacccctcaccccttCGCCTCGGCAGGTTGCAGGAGGTGAACTCCATGATCAACAAGAGGCTCAAGGACGCTCTCTTCACTGACCAGTGGAGCGAGCTCTTCATGGACGCACTGGCACCCTTCAACTTCGTGCTGGTGCGGCTGCTCTCACCTCTTTGGGAAATGGGGACTCCATCCATACTCTGCTGGATCCCGCCCATCCCTGTACCCCATGGCTAGTGGAAAACTGAGGTGGGAGGGAGCAGACCCAGACACTGCCAGGGTTGGCCAGGGCAGGGGTTGGGAGGGAGGGGAGTGGTGCCCCATCCCAGCGGGATGTGTCTCCCAGTGCTCGCCTCCCACCCGCCGCAGGTGAGCACTGTGAGGATGCAGGGCGTCATCCTGCTGCTGTTCGCTAAGTACTACCACCTGCCCTTCCTGCGGGATGTGCAGACCGACTGCACACGCACCGGCCTGGGAGGTTACTGGGTGAGACTGCGGATGGGCCCCAGCCCAGGGAGGCAGCCCTCAATGGGGACCCCCAGCTCCCACTAATCCTGCAAGGTCTGCTCCCTGTATTCCACATGTGACCCTGAGATATGCTCCTCCCCAAGCTGCACCCTTTTTTGCTGGGGACCTCACTGGTTCTCAACCCCTAGCCATCTTCATCCCTTCCAGCATCTCACCTGCCCCCCTGACTCACCCAccccacctcacctcacctcacctcacctcacctcacctcaccttacctaacctcacctcacctcacctcctcACCTCATCTCACCTCACCTcatctcacctcacctcacctcacctcacctcacctcacctcacctcacctctgcAGGGTAACAAGGGTGGTGTGAGTGTGCGCCTGGCAGCCTTCGGCCACATGCTCTGCTTCCTCAACTGCCACCTGCCTGCGCACATGGACAAAGCTGAGCAGCGCAAGGACAACTTCCAAACCATCCTCAGTCTCCAGCAGTTTCAGGGCCCCGGAGCCCATGGCATTTTGGACCATGAGTACGGGCTTGGTGGGGCCCGTTAGAGGGGGTGGGCAGAGGAGTGGGGCCTCTGGGGGTGAATGATagcacctccccacaccctggcTACAGGTGATAGGCAGCACCAATGCAGGAGCAGGTTGATGAAGAGGGGCGGAACCTGAAGGGCAGAGCTTTGTGGAGGCTGAACCTGCCTCTCTCACACCCCTCCATTGCCCTGTCTACCCACTGGCATTTTTAAGGGTACCAGGGCTGTTGGGGTGGATGGCTCTGGGTTGAAGCCCTTCCACACCAGGACCCACTTATTAACCCTTTACTCCCGGCCCCAACCAGCCTTGTTTTCTGGTTCGGGGACCTGAACTTCCGCATCGAGAGCTACGACCTGCATTTTGTCAAGTTTGCCATTGACAGTGATCAACTCCATCAGCTCTGGGAAAAGGACCAGGTGGAGAATCCCCAGCCTGCACCCCAGTAGACCCTCAGGCACCCAGGGCATCCCCCAGGACTCACCCACAACCCTTGTATTATGGTCTTTGCCCTCACCCGGGAACTTGGGGACCCAGACCATTGTCCAATTCCACCTTTCTGGACCCCACTCTCTCCTATCCCCCCTCTACCCTTCCATGGCCTACAGCTCAACATGGCCAAGAACACCTGGCCCATCCTGAAGGGCTTCCAGGAGGGACCCCTCAACTTCGCCCCCACCTTCAAGTTCGATGTGGGCACGAATAAGTATGATaccaggtgagcagggcaggGATGAGGTTGCTGCAAGATGGTTCCCTGGCCTTCCATCCCTGAAACCTAAGCTACCACACCAACTGCAGTGCCAAGAAGCGGAAGCCGGCCTGGACGGATCGAATCTTGTGGAAGGTGAAAGCTCCAGGTGGGGGTCCCAGCCCCTCGGGACGGGAGAGCCACCGGCTGCAGGTAACCCAGCACAGCTACCGCAGCCACATGGAGTACACTGTTAGCGACCACAAGCCCGTGGCAGCCCAGTTCGTCCTGCACGTGAGTCTTGGCCTCGTCTTCTCACGGCATCCCTAAGCCCAGTCCAGCAGCCCACGAATCCTGCCCTGTTGCCTGTCATGACAGATTGAGGCTCAGGGGGTTGAGCTCAGACACAGCAGCtcttgcccagggtcacacagctgctAAAAGGAAAGTTAGGACTTGAATTCAAGTCAGTCTGATCTCAAAGCCTTTTTCACTGAGCACTAAGCTCTATCTCCTTAcccaattttttttaactaaaaatttttttttatttgaaaggcagagctacaaagaaaaaagagagagtgagaggtgTCATCCATctgggctcacttcccaaatggccacaatagctggagctgagccaggcaaaagccaggagccaggcttctgggtctcccatataggtgcaggggcccaaggacttgagccttcctccactgcttttccaggccacaagcacagagctggatcagaagtggagcagctaggactcaaaccagtacccatacagatgccagtgctgcagatggaAATTTAGTCTGTTGAGCTTCCGTGCCAGCTCCTTGGAGGGCATTTCTAAGCATCCCTGGCCAAGCCAGACCCTGCTGGTAGAAaccaagagagaaacaaagagacacagagagagaggcctAGTTTGTTCTAGAGCACCTGAGCTTAGAAACTTAGGGAGAGAAACCTGAAGCCAGATAAACAGGGAAACAAAGGCCTGAGGCTGCCAACCCCTGAGCACTCCCCTGAGGGACACAGGTGAAGCCAGTACCCTGGCCCTTTGTTGCTGGTGACCTGTAGCTCTCCACCCATGCAGGTGACCCCTGGGCTACCCAGGCCAACCCCTGGAGGAACAACTTGGTTTCTATGGTCTGAGAACAGGCCTGTCCAGGGAGGAAAACTGAGACTTGAGTCAGTCAGGGCCTagtctgaggtcacacagcccaGAAATGCATTGAAGcctcctgtctctcccactcAGGAGGGTGCCTAGCCGACCCCCTGCAAATGCTGAGCACATCTTAGGCTCTGTCCTGACTCCCTGGCTAGCTTGCATCTAAGCAAGGCAGTGTTCTGAGCTCCTACTGTTACAGGAGGACGTTTGCCACACAAATGGAACCTCTCTGAACCTGCAGAGCAGCCTGGAAAGTTCAGCCAGAGTTTCTGAGTAGGCAGGCAAGGGCCTCTGGGCTGGTGTTCTGAAACCCCAGGATTTGGAATCTCAGGGTTGCACATCTAGGGCCAAATCCCAGGGATGTGAGCTCTGAAGCTTCCTCCGAAGGAGGCCTCAGTGTCTCCCCCTTGCCTTGTCCTGCGGCAGTTTGCCTACAGGGACGACATGCCACTGGTGCGGCTGGAGGTGGCAGACGAGTGGCTGCGGCCAGAACAGGCTGTGGTGCGCTATCGCATGGAGACAGTGTTCGCCCGTAGCTCCTGGGACTGGATCGGCTTGTACCGGGTGAGCAGGGTGGTAGTGAGGGGATCTGGGACTTCTACGGGAGACGTGGGCCTGGAGGAGCAGGTGGCATCCAAGGCAGCCAGCAGAGGTCACTGGCTGGTCCAGGATTGGTTAGATGCCACACTGGGAAAATGCTCGGATGGGCAATGGGCAGGGGTTGAGGGTCATGCCTTGCCCCCTTATGCCTCATGTTCTAGGTGGGTTTCCGCCACTGCAAGGACTATGTGGCTTATGTATGGGCCAAGCATGAAGACGTCAATGGCAGTGTCTACCAGGTACTTAGAAGGAGTGGGAGAGCAGGGTAGCGGTGCAGCAAGTCCCTTTGCTCTAGGGACTTCAGAAGAGGTCCCTAGAAGAGGTCCCGAGGCTGCCCACCTAACTCCAACTGGGCTCTGtcctccctgggcacctgccaggtGACATTCAGCGAGGAATCACTGCCCAAGGGCCATGGGGACTTCATCCTGGGCTATTACAGCCACAACCATAGCATCCTGATTGGTGTCACCGAACCCTTccaggtaaaaaagaaaaaaaaaactcagagatGCCAGGGtccagggggagggggaaggggccaAAAGACCCTGTCTATTGTTCTAATGCCACAACCTCTGTGACCTCAGatagcccagcctgccacagctgGGTAGGGTG is a window encoding:
- the INPP5J gene encoding phosphatidylinositol 4,5-bisphosphate 5-phosphatase A; translation: MLPVRTWLQPVGIVYLPCPYQPQQSAKVSRGWPPSPGHLQAEKWVPVPLNSQQVEMVDDITGSRERRSWGQSPRESGCLPWAADMEGQGVGGRPGTRAGLGSLPVPHEIPQTGAPSKVDSNFQLSAKQTVASVSSEPRTALTPVGPRAAMSPSSETPRLALDSPRPPLAPPSTPGGQKMAPAPHSSSLAPTSVAQLVMPASTSGPKLPPVTLGEVTSLGQLVMSASGGSRPPQATLGPSLAPTSRERKQVSPTSMAPKPALAASGLSLAVASREQPRQVPSKTPAVASPVLSPPQEQVPAAAPASMGWTATRPRDAPAPRPAPSLEGRLQPPAQASPDPRFSSSFRARPEAFHSSPEEPTLSQPPQTLPLEVGQGPPEPTSRSPGLLSPTFRPGSLSGQTVPPPLPKPPRSPSRSPSRSPNRSTCVSPAPDTALPRPSTQGAAPGRCLNPNLQTQEQTSAPVTNSSSTSIPSSSPSSWSAQPTCKSDPGFRITVVTWNVGTAMPPDDVTSLLHLGGGDDSDGADMIAIGLQEVNSMINKRLKDALFTDQWSELFMDALAPFNFVLVSTVRMQGVILLLFAKYYHLPFLRDVQTDCTRTGLGGYWGNKGGVSVRLAAFGHMLCFLNCHLPAHMDKAEQRKDNFQTILSLQQFQGPGAHGILDHDLVFWFGDLNFRIESYDLHFVKFAIDSDQLHQLWEKDQLNMAKNTWPILKGFQEGPLNFAPTFKFDVGTNKYDTSAKKRKPAWTDRILWKVKAPGGGPSPSGRESHRLQVTQHSYRSHMEYTVSDHKPVAAQFVLHFAYRDDMPLVRLEVADEWLRPEQAVVRYRMETVFARSSWDWIGLYRVGFRHCKDYVAYVWAKHEDVNGSVYQVTFSEESLPKGHGDFILGYYSHNHSILIGVTEPFQISLPTSELASSSSSSSNSSGTSSEGEDDSTLELLGPKSRSPSPGKSKRHRSRSPGLARFPGLALRPSSRERRGASRSPSPQSRRLPWGAPDRGNSGSSRGSSEEGPPGLPGPWAFPPAVPRSLGLLPALRLETADPGGGRGSSSGSWENERDAPTPASLSPSPHGQQRLEEGGLAP